The following DNA comes from Candidatus Atribacteria bacterium ADurb.Bin276.
TTGGGCTGCGTGGGGATGGGAATCGCCAGTGTAAACTTTTAATTTGCTAATAATGCGGTTTCCCAGTTTATGATGGGGAATCATCCCCCATACTGCCTTACGAATCACTTCCTCGGGTTTTCTTTTCATTAAATGCTCCAATGTTTCTACTCGAAAGCCGGAGGGATAACCGGTGTGATGTCGATAAACTTTATTGGAGAGTTTTTTCCCGGTAACCCGGACCTTGTCGGCATTGACGACAATAACGAAATCGCCAGTATCAAGGAAGGGCGTATACATCGACTTGTTCTTCCCTAACAAGATTTTGGCAATTTGGCAGGCCATTCTACCCAGTACTAAATCCTGGGCATCAACGACATACCACTTTTGTTGAATATTCTTAAATGATGGAATATAT
Coding sequences within:
- the rplM gene encoding 50S ribosomal protein L13 encodes the protein MVPKTYIPSFKNIQQKWYVVDAQDLVLGRMACQIAKILLGKNKSMYTPFLDTGDFVIVVNADKVRVTGKKLSNKVYRHHTGYPSGFRVETLEHLMKRKPEEVIRKAVWGMIPHHKLGNRIISKLKVYTGDSHPHAAQNPIPLDLRSE